A genomic segment from Polyangium mundeleinium encodes:
- a CDS encoding phage tail protein — MDANKQRFWMLAERARFSPATQQDEHRIRFEDERRALRLQSVLADPPWRDANQIVAPGIILPYLTNVPASIDRFGTWAYFDGVNVVAAGAGPEPHVILDSAALLPYGNVTDVAIGYDDILYVAAGGKVILLDLRRRFAPVLLSTPGFSAWRLAAHPAGGCVALSGPIAPGQLQPTQFPSPMSARFARVVGRPLPFVPPEAPPGVFEPSERNPNPPEISMQSLGLFQGIHPAAVAVSPGGRVAVVCWRQPAQDGTIAPAELRFVGENGLGDAIPLQGLSRPTSFTWLGEDTIAVIFRVSEGTMLGGKAVALAYSIGKDGEPAVPLGDYYPLSPKTAHFLHSVSSPPHCDPGAGEPPAPFHQVSFPSYATSGEMVNAMGDGVPPIDAGEPGATWHRIYLEACLPVRTGVRVFLAATNTLERPSREDAGAWYEHLFGDVEPRSNAPDVPRGAWVPAASELPFHEGLLSGDIEPERRGLFTALVQRSNRRVRSLRGRYLWVRIELVGDGRATPEVAALRMYGPRFSYLNQYLPELYREEIFGEEADASPARATPADFLERFLGNVEGVLTPIEDRVASAFMLTDPRKAPDESLEWLASFIGLSFDPLVPEERRRRLLAAAPRIRPWRGTLRGLSLALDAVTDGAVSRGALVIVEDFRLRRTFSTILGANLDTEDDPLLPGLVESGNSYVGDTLFLGAEGQKEFLALFGEGIERTAAEHEAVEAFFERLAHRVTILVHEALPPADIALVRRLAELEAPAHVRVSVARASHPFMVGIASLVGVDSFLGAPVLPGSVRVGRSALGVRDVLARLPSLDPRLEGGDSQ; from the coding sequence ATGGATGCGAACAAGCAGCGCTTCTGGATGCTCGCGGAGCGCGCTCGCTTTTCGCCCGCGACCCAGCAAGACGAGCATCGGATCCGTTTCGAGGACGAGCGTCGCGCCTTGCGCCTGCAGAGCGTGCTCGCGGATCCGCCGTGGCGGGATGCCAATCAAATCGTTGCTCCGGGCATCATCCTTCCGTACCTGACGAACGTGCCGGCTTCGATCGATCGATTCGGCACGTGGGCGTATTTCGACGGCGTCAACGTCGTCGCGGCCGGCGCGGGGCCCGAGCCGCACGTGATTCTGGATTCGGCGGCGCTCCTTCCGTACGGCAACGTCACCGACGTGGCGATCGGCTACGACGACATCCTTTATGTCGCGGCCGGCGGAAAAGTCATATTGCTGGACCTACGCCGCCGGTTCGCCCCGGTGCTGCTCTCGACCCCGGGTTTTTCGGCGTGGCGGCTCGCGGCGCACCCGGCGGGCGGCTGCGTCGCCCTCTCGGGGCCGATCGCGCCGGGGCAGCTTCAACCGACGCAGTTTCCCTCGCCGATGAGCGCCCGCTTCGCGCGGGTCGTGGGGCGCCCCCTGCCTTTCGTGCCCCCGGAGGCTCCGCCGGGGGTCTTCGAGCCGAGCGAGAGAAACCCGAATCCGCCCGAGATTTCGATGCAATCGCTGGGGCTCTTCCAGGGGATACACCCGGCCGCGGTCGCCGTGAGCCCGGGCGGGCGAGTCGCCGTCGTCTGCTGGCGACAGCCGGCGCAGGATGGGACGATCGCTCCCGCGGAGCTGCGGTTCGTCGGGGAAAACGGTCTCGGCGACGCGATCCCGCTCCAGGGGCTCTCCCGCCCGACGAGCTTCACGTGGCTCGGGGAGGATACAATCGCCGTGATCTTCCGCGTCTCCGAGGGCACGATGCTCGGCGGCAAGGCCGTCGCGCTCGCCTATTCGATCGGAAAAGATGGTGAGCCCGCGGTGCCGCTCGGCGATTATTATCCACTGTCGCCGAAGACGGCTCATTTTTTGCACTCGGTGTCCTCGCCGCCTCATTGCGATCCCGGTGCAGGCGAGCCTCCGGCGCCCTTCCACCAGGTCTCGTTTCCCTCCTATGCGACGAGCGGCGAGATGGTGAACGCCATGGGCGACGGCGTCCCGCCGATCGACGCGGGGGAGCCGGGCGCGACGTGGCACCGCATCTACCTCGAGGCCTGCTTGCCCGTGCGCACGGGCGTCCGCGTCTTTCTAGCCGCGACGAATACGCTCGAGCGCCCGTCTCGGGAGGACGCGGGCGCGTGGTACGAGCACCTTTTCGGCGACGTCGAGCCTCGATCGAATGCGCCCGACGTGCCGCGGGGCGCGTGGGTGCCCGCGGCCTCCGAGCTGCCCTTCCACGAGGGCCTCTTGTCGGGCGACATCGAGCCGGAGCGGAGGGGGCTCTTCACCGCGCTCGTCCAGCGCAGCAACAGGCGCGTGCGCTCGCTCCGGGGCCGTTACCTCTGGGTGCGCATCGAGCTCGTCGGCGACGGCCGCGCGACGCCCGAGGTCGCCGCGTTGAGGATGTATGGCCCCCGTTTTTCCTACTTGAACCAATACCTGCCCGAGCTCTATCGGGAGGAGATCTTCGGCGAGGAGGCCGACGCGTCTCCGGCGCGCGCGACGCCCGCGGATTTTTTGGAGCGTTTTCTCGGGAACGTCGAGGGCGTGCTCACCCCGATCGAGGATCGCGTGGCGAGCGCTTTCATGCTCACCGATCCACGCAAAGCGCCGGACGAATCGCTCGAATGGCTCGCGAGCTTCATCGGCCTGAGCTTCGATCCGCTCGTCCCGGAGGAGCGGCGCCGGCGCCTGCTCGCGGCGGCGCCTCGCATTCGGCCCTGGCGCGGGACGCTCCGGGGTTTGTCGCTCGCGCTCGATGCGGTCACGGACGGCGCCGTCTCCCGGGGAGCGCTCGTCATCGTCGAAGATTTCAGGCTCCGGCGTACGTTCTCGACGATCCTCGGGGCGAACCTCGACACGGAGGACGACCCGCTCCTGCCGGGGCTCGTCGAGAGCGGTAATTCCTATGTGGGGGATACGCTGTTTCTGGGCGCCGAGGGGCAAAAGGAGTTCCTCGCGCTCTTCGGCGAGGGAATCGAGCGGACGGCCGCGGAGCACGAGGCCGTGGAGGCCTTTTTCGAGAGGCTCGCGCATCGCGTGACGATCCTCGTCCACGAGGCGCTCCCCCCGGCCGACATCGCGCTCGTGCGGCGCTTGGCCGAGCTCGAGGCGCCTGCGCACGTGCGTGTCTCCGTCGCGAGGGCGAGCCACCCGTTCATGGTCGGCATTGCCTCGCTCGTGGGCGTCGACAGCTTCCTCGGCGCGCCGGTTTTACCGGGCTCGGTGCGCGTCGGTCGGAGCGCGCTCGGGGTGCGCGACGTCCTCGCCCGTTTGCCCAGCCTGGATCCGAGATTGGAAGGAGGAGATTCGCAATGA
- a CDS encoding putative baseplate assembly protein translates to MPIVPPRLDDRSFEDLVDELVARIPGHTPEWTHPRVGDPGRTLLELFAWLADTILYRANLIPERQRLAFLRLLGIRMRPAAAATGLVAVRYPESERKLQPTVVLRPLATVKGPATFETRAELTVPHVFGEVYCKRPLTDDERTGMAKLLPGLRRVYGLDANETASFYKTTPVFPGGAAEPAGFNLATRAVDRCLWIALLAPKVDPVPPQTSAAAAAAAVTALREDLEGKTTGAPRVLSVGIAPAIVVPELFEDIGPRARVPHTWEIIVQSPAGAEPTYQRLAVARDTTMGFTRTGVVELVMPGGGIDVPADDVRRDLHAGVGDRPPRLDDPDRASRLVAWIRLRPTARVESLALAWASVHAVEIEHRTTATGVVIGESNGTADQEMRLPARTVEEDSLEIEVEEPGLGYRVWQRIDDLVFAGRDDAVFELDAEAGTIRFGDGACGRIPGSGMRVRVARARAGGGSAGNLPPGTLKEVDAFTLTGVRPGKLEVLQRLATTGGKNAETLAEAERRIPATLRHGERAVTADDYRRLAAETPGVTLGRVEVLPRFKPHQRREDVPGVVSVMALPFSGSLRAPNPRADRPMLEAVHAHLDARRPLAGELYVIGCEYVPVGVGVGITIREGFGREAVINAVREILGRFLWPLQPGGPNGAGWPIARSVRDREIEVVVAQVPGVETILGVRLFSAGALVKLPPRGDGSMGAARYERVLTPRGSAAQSSASAEAQRFVALEGGSAPVELVLQPWQLPELLGVVVDADGAVPTDLHASPDPFAGERGIAVPVVPEVC, encoded by the coding sequence ATGCCGATCGTCCCTCCCCGCCTCGATGACCGCAGTTTTGAAGATCTCGTCGACGAGCTCGTCGCGCGCATCCCGGGGCATACCCCGGAATGGACGCACCCGCGGGTCGGAGATCCCGGGCGGACGCTGCTCGAGCTCTTCGCCTGGCTCGCGGATACGATTCTTTATCGCGCGAACCTGATCCCGGAGCGGCAGCGGCTCGCCTTCTTGCGCCTGCTCGGCATCCGGATGCGGCCCGCCGCCGCCGCGACGGGGCTCGTCGCCGTGCGATACCCGGAGAGCGAGCGAAAGCTCCAGCCGACCGTGGTCCTGCGCCCGCTCGCGACGGTGAAGGGGCCGGCCACGTTCGAGACGCGCGCCGAGCTCACCGTGCCCCACGTCTTCGGCGAGGTGTATTGCAAACGCCCGCTCACCGACGACGAGCGCACCGGAATGGCGAAGCTCCTGCCGGGGCTCAGGCGCGTGTATGGCCTCGACGCGAACGAGACGGCGTCGTTTTACAAGACGACCCCGGTTTTTCCGGGCGGCGCCGCCGAGCCGGCGGGGTTCAATCTCGCCACGCGCGCGGTGGATCGATGCCTCTGGATCGCGCTCCTCGCGCCGAAGGTGGATCCGGTGCCGCCCCAGACGTCGGCCGCAGCCGCGGCGGCCGCGGTGACAGCGCTGCGCGAGGATCTCGAGGGCAAGACGACCGGAGCGCCGCGCGTCCTCTCCGTGGGCATTGCTCCGGCGATCGTGGTCCCGGAGCTCTTCGAAGACATCGGCCCCCGCGCCCGCGTCCCGCACACGTGGGAAATCATCGTGCAATCGCCGGCTGGAGCCGAGCCGACGTATCAGAGGCTCGCTGTCGCGCGCGACACGACGATGGGTTTCACCCGCACGGGCGTCGTAGAGCTCGTCATGCCCGGGGGCGGGATCGACGTGCCTGCCGACGACGTGCGAAGAGATCTACATGCGGGCGTCGGCGACAGGCCGCCGCGGCTCGACGATCCGGACAGGGCCTCGCGGCTCGTCGCGTGGATTCGGCTCCGGCCGACCGCGCGCGTCGAATCGCTCGCGCTCGCGTGGGCCTCCGTGCACGCTGTCGAAATCGAGCACCGCACGACCGCGACGGGCGTCGTGATCGGAGAGAGCAACGGCACGGCCGACCAAGAAATGCGTTTACCTGCACGAACCGTCGAGGAAGATTCGCTCGAAATCGAGGTCGAGGAGCCCGGGCTCGGATACCGGGTTTGGCAGAGGATCGACGATCTCGTCTTCGCGGGCCGCGACGACGCTGTTTTCGAGCTCGACGCCGAGGCGGGCACCATTCGATTCGGCGACGGCGCGTGCGGCCGTATCCCGGGCTCCGGGATGCGTGTGCGCGTCGCGCGGGCGAGGGCCGGCGGCGGGAGCGCGGGCAACCTGCCGCCCGGCACGTTGAAGGAGGTCGACGCATTCACGTTGACGGGCGTGCGTCCAGGCAAACTCGAGGTACTGCAGCGGCTGGCGACGACGGGCGGGAAAAACGCCGAGACCCTGGCCGAGGCCGAGCGGCGCATCCCCGCGACGTTGCGCCACGGCGAGCGCGCGGTGACGGCCGACGATTATCGCAGGCTCGCGGCGGAGACCCCGGGCGTGACGCTCGGCCGCGTCGAGGTGCTGCCGCGATTCAAGCCTCACCAGCGCCGCGAGGACGTGCCGGGCGTCGTCTCCGTGATGGCGTTGCCCTTCTCGGGCTCGTTACGCGCGCCGAACCCGCGGGCCGATCGGCCCATGCTCGAGGCCGTGCACGCGCACCTCGACGCGCGCCGCCCGCTTGCGGGCGAGCTTTACGTGATCGGATGCGAATACGTCCCCGTGGGGGTCGGCGTCGGCATCACGATACGCGAGGGGTTCGGTCGCGAGGCGGTCATCAATGCGGTGCGCGAGATCCTCGGTCGTTTCTTGTGGCCGCTCCAGCCGGGAGGGCCCAATGGCGCGGGCTGGCCCATTGCGCGGTCGGTGCGGGATCGTGAAATCGAGGTCGTCGTCGCGCAGGTCCCGGGCGTCGAGACGATCCTCGGCGTGCGCCTCTTCAGCGCCGGGGCGCTCGTGAAGCTCCCGCCGCGCGGCGACGGATCGATGGGCGCTGCCCGTTACGAGCGCGTATTGACGCCGAGAGGCAGCGCCGCGCAGAGCTCCGCGTCCGCCGAGGCGCAGCGCTTCGTCGCGCTCGAGGGCGGGAGCGCGCCGGTCGAGCTCGTCCTCCAGCCCTGGCAGCTGCCCGAATTGCTCGGCGTCGTCGTCGACGCGGACGGCGCGGTGCCGACGGATCTGCATGCGAGCCCCGATCCTTTTGCGGGCGAGCGTGGGATCGCGGTGCCGGTCGTGCCGGAGGTGTGCTGA
- a CDS encoding GPW/gp25 family protein — MTSRASPPRPPVGFPLLAVPDDVGELHFPTLEESVRQAIQIILRTRPGEQLMRPAFGAGLESFVGEPSTLATRRRIRDTIADALARWEDRIDVERIDVVDVDSAPAEVRVEIVYRLRRTGLVQSLGLTMDLGG; from the coding sequence ATGACCAGCCGCGCCTCGCCCCCGCGCCCGCCGGTGGGTTTTCCCTTGCTCGCCGTGCCCGACGACGTGGGCGAACTGCATTTCCCCACGCTCGAGGAGAGCGTGCGCCAGGCGATTCAGATCATCCTGCGCACGCGCCCGGGCGAGCAGCTCATGCGCCCGGCGTTCGGCGCGGGGCTCGAGAGCTTCGTGGGCGAGCCGAGCACGCTCGCCACGCGGCGCCGCATCCGCGACACCATCGCCGATGCGCTCGCCCGCTGGGAAGACCGCATCGACGTCGAGCGCATCGACGTCGTCGACGTGGACAGCGCGCCCGCGGAGGTCCGCGTGGAGATCGTCTACCGCCTGCGCCGCACGGGTCTCGTGCAATCGCTCGGGCTGACCATGGATCTCGGAGGATAG
- a CDS encoding phage baseplate assembly protein V: MQAPEAPRTPSLGALHGTYLGRVVDVADPENLARVKVRLTTTSPGVGDTDAAVWARVAVPFAGGGRGAFFLPDVDDEVAVVFVNGDPRQPLVVGALWSGSAKAPDELGGNRVDRWTITGKRGSRVAIVEAADGQATVTISTPGGESITVEQTSGGRIVVEAANNKITLDTKGVTVDAAQKVTVNGAQVEVNAADVKVNAVMSTFSGIVKCDVLQAVTVVANTYTPGAGNVW, translated from the coding sequence ATGCAAGCCCCCGAAGCCCCTCGAACCCCGAGCCTCGGCGCGCTCCACGGGACCTATCTCGGCCGCGTCGTCGACGTCGCCGACCCGGAAAACCTCGCGCGGGTAAAGGTTCGGCTCACGACGACGTCGCCGGGCGTCGGTGATACCGACGCCGCGGTGTGGGCCCGCGTCGCGGTCCCGTTCGCCGGGGGCGGTCGGGGCGCGTTTTTCCTGCCAGACGTCGACGACGAGGTCGCGGTCGTGTTCGTCAATGGGGATCCGCGCCAGCCGCTCGTCGTGGGTGCGCTCTGGAGCGGCTCGGCGAAGGCGCCGGACGAACTCGGCGGCAATCGCGTCGATCGGTGGACGATCACCGGAAAGCGGGGCAGCCGCGTCGCGATCGTCGAGGCGGCGGACGGGCAGGCGACGGTGACGATCAGCACGCCCGGCGGCGAATCGATCACCGTCGAGCAGACGAGCGGCGGCCGTATCGTCGTCGAGGCGGCGAACAACAAGATCACCCTCGACACGAAGGGCGTGACGGTCGACGCGGCCCAGAAGGTGACGGTCAACGGCGCCCAGGTCGAGGTCAATGCGGCCGACGTCAAGGTCAACGCCGTGATGTCGACGTTCTCGGGCATCGTGAAATGCGACGTCCTCCAGGCGGTGACCGTCGTCGCCAATACCTACACGCCGGGAGCTGGGAACGTATGGTAG
- a CDS encoding phage late control D family protein produces MAETNLTEEDINRVRPTVRVSGKASDGVTRLLSSMRMEESEGGMSSLELRLLNAARFEDGEVELAFEDEATIRHGVEIAVYAGDELGPQEIFRGLVTGLEGTFEVGVAPELFVLAEDALQRARLSRRTRVIEDARIDSIAKELASRIGLDPVVKGFTESLGTQVQLDETDLAFLRRMLAARDGDVQVVGKELHVSPRKDVRRGVLELMLGRALRRARVTADLAHQVTEVTVGGWDAVAGRRVEGSGTGTNLGPGAGRRGSALLEAAVGARIEHLRDVPATTDDEARAIAEASFDRRARRFVCVDATAEGNPALRVGTHVRLIGLGPRFDNTYVVVRAQHRFDVERGYEIDFEAECAFLGGP; encoded by the coding sequence ATGGCCGAGACGAACCTCACCGAAGAAGACATCAACCGCGTGCGGCCGACCGTGCGGGTCTCCGGCAAGGCCTCCGACGGGGTGACGAGGCTCTTGTCGAGCATGCGCATGGAGGAATCCGAGGGCGGGATGTCGTCGCTCGAGCTGCGCCTGCTCAATGCCGCGCGCTTCGAGGACGGTGAGGTCGAGCTCGCCTTCGAGGACGAGGCCACGATCCGGCACGGCGTCGAGATCGCGGTTTATGCGGGTGACGAGCTGGGCCCGCAGGAGATCTTCCGCGGCCTCGTCACGGGGCTCGAGGGGACGTTCGAGGTCGGTGTGGCGCCGGAGCTCTTCGTGCTCGCGGAGGACGCGCTCCAGCGGGCGCGCTTGTCGAGGCGAACCCGCGTGATCGAGGACGCGCGCATCGATTCGATCGCGAAGGAGCTCGCCTCGCGCATCGGCCTCGATCCCGTCGTGAAAGGTTTCACGGAGTCGCTCGGCACGCAGGTGCAGCTCGACGAGACGGACCTCGCATTCCTGCGGCGCATGCTCGCCGCGCGTGACGGCGACGTGCAGGTGGTGGGCAAAGAGCTGCACGTCTCGCCGCGCAAGGACGTCCGCCGCGGCGTGCTCGAGCTCATGCTCGGCCGCGCGCTGCGCCGCGCGCGCGTCACGGCCGATCTGGCGCATCAGGTCACCGAGGTGACCGTGGGCGGCTGGGACGCGGTCGCGGGCCGGAGGGTCGAGGGCAGCGGCACAGGGACGAACCTCGGGCCCGGCGCGGGGCGGCGCGGATCGGCGCTGCTCGAGGCCGCCGTGGGCGCGCGAATCGAGCACCTGCGCGACGTGCCTGCGACGACCGACGACGAGGCGCGCGCGATTGCGGAGGCGAGCTTCGATCGCCGGGCGCGCCGGTTCGTCTGCGTCGACGCGACGGCCGAGGGCAACCCTGCGCTGCGCGTGGGCACGCACGTCCGCCTCATCGGCCTCGGCCCGCGGTTCGACAATACGTACGTCGTCGTGCGGGCCCAGCACCGCTTCGACGTCGAGCGCGGGTACGAGATCGATTTCGAGGCCGAATGCGCCTTCCTGGGAGGACCGTGA